One genomic region from Sulfurimonas sp. encodes:
- a CDS encoding DNA ligase has protein sequence MKYLVSILLLVCSLLGQKPELFLLNKYSTNIDVTSWYMSEKLDGVRAYWNGKKLISRNGKVFATPNFFIKDFPKHKLDGELWSQRDDFSNVSSIVNRKNPHEAWKNLTYNIFEVPDAKGNLLERLKIVRTNKYIKVIKQIKVKDKKHLDSFLKSVEENGGEGVVVRDGSLNYYAKRNNNALKVKSYIDEECEVVGYNEGHGKYKGLVGSLSCKMDNKQVIKIGSGLKNPQRKNPPKIGAIITFKYYGLTSKGNPRFPVFLHERN, from the coding sequence ATGAAATATTTAGTATCTATACTTTTGCTAGTTTGTTCTCTATTGGGGCAAAAGCCAGAATTATTTCTTTTAAATAAATATAGCACAAATATAGATGTAACTTCTTGGTATATGAGTGAAAAACTTGATGGCGTTAGAGCTTATTGGAATGGAAAGAAACTAATATCTCGAAATGGAAAAGTTTTTGCTACTCCTAATTTTTTTATAAAAGATTTTCCTAAACATAAATTAGATGGAGAGCTTTGGAGTCAAAGGGATGACTTCTCAAATGTATCTTCGATAGTAAATAGAAAAAATCCTCATGAGGCTTGGAAAAATTTAACTTACAATATTTTTGAAGTCCCAGATGCTAAAGGCAATCTTTTAGAACGACTAAAAATAGTTAGAACTAATAAATACATTAAAGTAATAAAACAAATAAAAGTAAAAGATAAGAAGCATCTAGACTCTTTTTTAAAAAGTGTAGAAGAAAATGGTGGAGAAGGTGTTGTCGTTCGTGATGGAAGTTTAAACTACTATGCAAAACGAAATAATAATGCACTAAAAGTAAAGAGTTATATAGATGAAGAATGTGAAGTAGTAGGATATAACGAAGGACATGGAAAATATAAAGGCTTAGTAGGTTCACTCTCTTGTAAAATGGATAATAAACAAGTCATAAAGATAGGAAGTGGCTTGAAAAATCCTCAAAGAAAAAATCCTCCCAAAATTGGTGCTATAATTACTTTTAAATATTATGGTTTAACCTCAAAAGGAAATCCTAGGTTTCCAGTCTTTTTGCATGAGAGAAACTAA
- a CDS encoding helix-hairpin-helix domain-containing protein, which translates to MKLFVMIVLGFSLLFGAVDINTASKKELSSLNGIGAVKAEAIIAYRKSNCFKNVKELEKVKGIGSKTVEKNRKILSASSCK; encoded by the coding sequence ATGAAGTTATTTGTGATGATTGTTTTAGGATTTAGTTTGTTGTTTGGTGCAGTTGATATTAATACAGCGTCTAAAAAAGAATTGAGTAGTTTAAATGGTATTGGCGCTGTTAAAGCAGAAGCGATTATTGCTTATAGAAAAAGCAACTGTTTTAAAAATGTAAAAGAACTTGAAAAAGTAAAAGGCATTGGTAGTAAAACTGTTGAGAAAAATAGAAAAATTTTATCTGCTAGTTCTTGTAAGTAA
- the mqnE gene encoding aminofutalosine synthase MqnE encodes MKRLNFEEALGLYEMDFFTLGVMADERRKELHGKKTYFNINRHINPTNICADVCKFCAYSATRKNPNQYTMTHDEIMEIVKDVASRGAKEVHIVSAHNPNTGLEWYLEIFKKIKTAYPHLHIKALTAAEVDFLAREYNKSYDEILDLMVENGVDSMPGGGAEIFDEKVRDFICKGKVTSDQWLEIHEKWHARGKMSNVTMLFGHVESRENRIDHMMRIRELQDKTGGFNAFIPLVYQRENNYLKVKDFMTANEILKTMAVSRLVLDNVPNLKAYWVTSTVNLALLAQEFGANDLDGTIEKESINSAAGAASAKGVNLEDFVAQIKNSAFIPVERDSLYNEIKEW; translated from the coding sequence ATGAAACGCTTAAACTTTGAAGAAGCGCTTGGGCTTTATGAAATGGACTTTTTTACTCTTGGAGTTATGGCAGATGAAAGACGAAAAGAACTTCATGGAAAAAAAACATACTTTAATATAAATCGGCATATAAATCCTACAAATATCTGTGCTGATGTTTGTAAATTTTGTGCTTATTCGGCAACTAGAAAAAACCCAAACCAGTATACGATGACGCATGATGAGATTATGGAAATTGTAAAAGATGTTGCGAGTCGAGGTGCGAAAGAAGTTCATATAGTTTCAGCACATAATCCAAATACTGGACTTGAGTGGTACTTAGAAATTTTTAAAAAAATAAAAACTGCTTATCCGCATCTGCATATAAAAGCACTTACAGCTGCTGAAGTCGATTTTTTAGCAAGAGAATATAACAAAAGTTATGATGAAATACTAGACCTTATGGTAGAAAACGGTGTTGACTCTATGCCTGGTGGTGGTGCTGAAATCTTTGATGAAAAAGTGCGTGATTTTATATGTAAGGGTAAAGTTACTTCTGATCAGTGGCTTGAGATACATGAAAAGTGGCATGCAAGAGGCAAAATGTCAAATGTAACTATGCTTTTTGGTCATGTTGAAAGTCGAGAAAATCGTATAGACCATATGATGAGAATACGAGAACTTCAAGATAAAACTGGTGGTTTTAATGCTTTTATACCTCTTGTTTATCAAAGAGAAAACAACTATTTAAAAGTTAAAGATTTTATGACTGCAAATGAAATCTTAAAAACAATGGCAGTGAGCCGTTTAGTTTTAGATAATGTACCTAATCTAAAAGCTTATTGGGTTACAAGTACTGTAAACCTTGCTCTTTTAGCACAAGAGTTTGGAGCAAATGACTTAGATGGAACGATAGAAAAAGAGTCGATAAATTCTGCTGCTGGAGCTGCTAGTGCGAAAGGTGTAAACTTAGAAGATTTTGTAGCACAGATAAAAAACAGTGCTTTTATACCTGTTGAAAGAGATAGTTTATATAATGAAATTAAAGAGTGGTAA
- a CDS encoding STT3 domain-containing protein: MNNISSQTKLTVGYIVIAFAFSVAMRMIWVYHFSGFEPYMFNGQFMINTNDGYYWAEGARDILSGVSQKNDYSSITTATSNLTAFFVYILPFSFESIIFYMPAVLSSLVVVPIVLIAKSIDNLELGFIAALLASVAWSYYNRTMVGYYDTDMLNIVLPMFLLWSIIWAIQTNEDKYLLITALDILVYRWWYPQSYALEFSFFGLILLYTLIWDRKNLYNYKLLAIMMFAMLNIDGFIRFPIVIGLYYAFKQEKFQKYIYTVFAIAVVAFFVTGGFDPIWYRLKIYVFKDTLMVTKDGLSLHFYSVMQTIREAGQIPFETFANRISGHTITLILSIVGYIYLVYKHRIMILGLPMIGLGFLALAGGLRFTIYAVPLMAFGIAFLITELSLEMPTKKLKYLSIIAFTLAILYPNYKHIDSYKVPTVFDVDEVKVLDKLKTIAGREDYVISWWDYGYPIRYYGDVKTLVDGGKHSGSVNFPVSYVLTNPPHEAAKMARLDVEYTEKAFEIRDRNIDLEESKRVILKTNIEEMTKSYGFKDTNDFLDSLSTDIKLPSKTRDIYLYLPFRMLSIYPTVKVFSNLNLMNGEQKREPFFFMSRNFKETQNTIELGNGISLNKAQGIINIGGEKVGVKRIVTTYYDKNAQLQKNIRMINYNSPVTLIYMSAYKTFLVVDEQTYNSLYIQLMVLEEYDRNLFEQVLTNLHVKVYKLKI; this comes from the coding sequence TTGAATAATATATCATCACAAACAAAATTAACAGTAGGTTATATAGTTATTGCATTTGCATTTTCAGTAGCGATGCGCATGATTTGGGTTTATCACTTTAGTGGATTTGAGCCATATATGTTTAATGGTCAGTTTATGATAAATACAAATGATGGTTACTATTGGGCAGAGGGTGCTAGAGATATACTTAGTGGAGTTTCTCAAAAAAATGATTACTCTTCAATTACTACAGCTACTTCCAATCTAACTGCATTTTTTGTTTATATTTTGCCATTTTCTTTTGAGAGTATTATATTTTACATGCCGGCTGTTTTAAGTTCATTAGTTGTTGTGCCAATTGTTTTAATTGCAAAAAGCATTGATAATTTAGAGTTAGGTTTTATTGCTGCTCTTTTGGCATCTGTAGCTTGGAGTTATTATAACCGTACTATGGTTGGTTACTATGATACGGATATGTTAAACATAGTTTTACCTATGTTTTTACTTTGGTCTATCATTTGGGCAATTCAAACAAATGAAGATAAATATCTTCTTATTACAGCATTAGATATTTTAGTATATAGATGGTGGTACCCACAAAGTTATGCTTTAGAATTTTCATTTTTTGGTTTGATATTGCTTTACACTTTGATATGGGATAGAAAAAATCTTTATAATTATAAACTATTGGCAATTATGATGTTTGCTATGTTAAATATTGATGGATTTATTCGTTTTCCTATTGTTATTGGGTTATATTATGCTTTTAAGCAAGAGAAATTTCAAAAATATATTTATACTGTTTTTGCTATTGCAGTAGTTGCATTTTTTGTCACTGGTGGTTTTGATCCGATTTGGTATAGATTGAAAATTTATGTATTTAAAGATACTTTAATGGTTACAAAAGATGGACTAAGTCTTCATTTTTATTCAGTTATGCAAACCATTAGAGAAGCAGGACAGATTCCATTTGAAACTTTTGCCAATCGTATAAGTGGACATACAATTACACTTATTTTATCTATTGTAGGGTATATATATTTAGTTTATAAACATAGAATCATGATTTTAGGGCTTCCTATGATTGGGCTTGGTTTTTTAGCTTTAGCAGGAGGACTTAGGTTTACTATATATGCTGTTCCTTTAATGGCATTTGGAATAGCTTTTTTAATCACAGAACTTTCATTAGAGATGCCAACTAAAAAATTAAAATACTTAAGTATTATTGCTTTTACTTTAGCAATTTTGTATCCAAATTATAAGCATATAGATTCATATAAAGTTCCAACAGTTTTTGATGTTGATGAGGTGAAAGTTTTAGATAAGTTAAAAACCATAGCTGGTAGAGAAGACTATGTTATTTCATGGTGGGATTATGGTTATCCTATCCGTTATTACGGAGATGTTAAAACATTAGTTGATGGTGGAAAGCATAGTGGAAGTGTGAATTTCCCTGTTAGTTATGTTTTAACTAATCCTCCGCATGAAGCTGCGAAAATGGCTAGACTAGATGTAGAATACACAGAGAAAGCTTTTGAAATTAGAGATAGAAATATAGATTTAGAAGAGTCCAAACGAGTAATACTAAAAACAAATATCGAAGAGATGACAAAAAGCTATGGCTTTAAAGATACAAATGACTTTTTAGACTCTTTATCAACTGATATAAAGTTACCAAGTAAAACAAGAGATATTTACTTGTATTTACCTTTTAGGATGCTTAGCATCTACCCAACTGTAAAGGTGTTCTCAAATTTAAATCTGATGAATGGAGAACAAAAGAGAGAACCATTTTTCTTTATGAGTAGAAATTTTAAAGAGACTCAAAATACTATAGAACTTGGAAATGGAATTTCGTTAAATAAAGCACAAGGTATAATAAATATTGGGGGAGAAAAAGTTGGAGTTAAAAGAATTGTAACAACTTACTATGATAAAAATGCACAGTTACAAAAAAATATAAGAATGATAAATTACAATTCACCAGTAACTTTAATTTATATGTCAGCATATAAAACTTTTTTAGTTGTAGATGAACAAACATATAATTCTCTTTACATTCAGCTTATGGTTTTAGAAGAGTATGACAGAAACCTTTTTGAGCAAGTTCTTACAAATTTACATGTAAAAGTTTATAAGCTTAAGATATAA
- a CDS encoding NAD-dependent epimerase translates to MKILVTGTAGFIGSHLAIKLLQRGDEVVGLDNINDYYDQNVKYGRLQRGGIISNIEDGENIKYNEFLTSSSYQNYKFIKLDLQDKENIDKLFKEEKFDKVINLAAQAGVRYSLTNPSAYISSNIEGFMNILEACRYNDIKGLAYASSSSVYGLNEAQPFSTSSNVDHPMSLYAASKKSNELMAHTYSHLYNIPTTGLRLFTVYGPWGRPDMAPYLFTKAIIEDKPIDVFNYAEMQRDFTYVDDIVECILRVNDNPPKGNKEWDGMNPDPSSSPAPYKIYNIGNNNPVKLMDFIEALEKKIGKIAKKNMLPIQAGDVASTYADVSDLITDLDYKPETTIEEGINHFVDWYVEFFKIDLEQK, encoded by the coding sequence ATGAAAATATTAGTGACTGGTACAGCAGGTTTTATCGGTAGTCATTTAGCAATAAAGTTACTTCAAAGAGGTGATGAAGTTGTTGGACTTGATAATATTAATGACTATTATGACCAAAATGTCAAGTATGGAAGACTTCAACGAGGCGGGATTATTAGCAATATTGAAGATGGTGAAAATATAAAATATAATGAATTTTTAACCTCTTCTTCGTACCAAAATTATAAATTTATAAAACTAGATTTGCAAGATAAAGAAAATATTGATAAACTTTTTAAAGAAGAAAAATTTGATAAAGTGATAAATTTAGCCGCTCAAGCTGGAGTTAGATATAGTCTGACAAATCCATCTGCATATATTAGCAGTAATATTGAAGGGTTTATGAATATACTTGAAGCTTGCAGATATAACGACATAAAAGGTCTAGCTTATGCAAGTAGTTCCTCTGTTTATGGACTAAATGAAGCTCAACCATTTTCAACAAGTTCAAATGTTGATCACCCTATGAGCCTTTATGCTGCTAGTAAAAAATCAAATGAACTTATGGCACATACATATTCGCATCTGTACAACATTCCCACAACAGGTTTACGCCTTTTTACAGTTTATGGACCATGGGGTAGACCAGATATGGCACCATATCTTTTTACAAAAGCAATTATTGAAGATAAACCTATTGATGTTTTTAACTATGCAGAGATGCAAAGAGATTTTACATATGTAGATGATATAGTTGAATGTATCTTAAGAGTAAATGACAATCCTCCAAAAGGTAATAAAGAATGGGATGGAATGAACCCAGATCCATCAAGTTCCCCCGCTCCATATAAAATATATAATATTGGAAATAATAATCCTGTAAAACTTATGGACTTTATAGAAGCTTTAGAGAAAAAAATAGGAAAAATTGCTAAAAAAAATATGCTACCTATTCAAGCTGGAGATGTAGCAAGTACATATGCTGATGTTAGTGATTTGATAACAGATTTGGATTATAAACCAGAAACTACTATTGAAGAAGGTATTAATCATTTTGTTGATTGGTATGTTGAATTTTTTAAAATAGACTTGGAGCAAAAATAG
- a CDS encoding glucose-6-phosphate isomerase, translating to MKYTNNFNPTISDTKLFNEIEKEKKDIGYYNLVYQDTSLFKEYASSVKQKNIMVIGIGGSTLGTYAIYKFLKHSKTLSKKLYFLETTDPIDIRSKIEAVDLKDTLFVVISKSGTTIETISIFKYINSLVKCDKNNTLIITENDSKLKSYADKNSIKTFDIPKNVGGRFSVFSAVGLLPLAIVGLDIDELLSGVKNTHDSFFDKKDVFHRLLKKARFFTEYKNRFNINVVFSYSSRLEGFNKWYIQLWGESLGKIDINNTPQGLTPIGIIGPIDQHSFLQLIVEGKRDKTVTVIKVDDFYSNLKIPHIKLEGLEELDYIDGLEFSSLINSQADATIESINNLNDIPCDEITIDAVNEEAIAGLMYEYELLTSICAKFMYINAYDQPGVESGKIILKQKLKK from the coding sequence ATGAAATATACGAATAATTTTAATCCAACCATTTCAGATACAAAACTGTTTAACGAGATAGAAAAAGAAAAAAAAGATATAGGTTATTATAACCTTGTATATCAAGATACTTCATTGTTTAAAGAGTATGCCTCATCTGTAAAGCAAAAAAATATTATGGTTATTGGCATCGGTGGAAGTACACTTGGAACTTATGCCATTTACAAGTTTTTAAAACATTCTAAGACACTTAGTAAAAAACTTTACTTTTTAGAGACAACAGACCCTATAGATATACGCTCAAAAATAGAAGCAGTTGATTTAAAAGATACACTGTTTGTAGTTATTTCAAAGTCTGGAACAACAATAGAAACTATTTCTATATTTAAGTATATCAATTCACTTGTTAAATGTGATAAAAATAATACTTTAATTATTACAGAAAATGACTCTAAACTTAAATCATACGCAGATAAAAATAGTATAAAAACTTTTGATATTCCAAAAAATGTTGGTGGAAGATTTTCTGTTTTTAGTGCAGTAGGATTACTTCCTTTAGCTATTGTAGGTTTAGATATAGATGAACTTTTAAGTGGTGTTAAAAATACACATGATTCATTTTTTGATAAAAAAGATGTTTTTCATAGACTCTTAAAAAAAGCAAGATTTTTTACAGAGTATAAAAATAGATTTAATATAAATGTAGTTTTTTCTTACTCTTCAAGACTTGAAGGTTTTAACAAGTGGTATATTCAACTCTGGGGAGAGAGTTTAGGTAAAATAGACATAAATAACACACCACAAGGTCTTACACCCATTGGAATTATTGGACCAATAGACCAACATTCTTTTTTACAACTTATAGTGGAAGGTAAAAGAGATAAAACAGTGACTGTGATAAAAGTAGATGATTTTTATAGTAATTTGAAAATCCCACACATAAAACTTGAAGGTTTAGAAGAGTTAGACTATATAGATGGCTTAGAATTTTCTTCTCTTATAAATTCTCAAGCAGATGCAACCATAGAGTCCATAAATAACTTAAATGATATACCCTGTGACGAAATAACAATAGATGCTGTTAATGAAGAAGCGATAGCTGGTTTGATGTATGAGTATGAACTTCTAACTTCTATCTGTGCAAAGTTTATGTATATAAATGCTTATGATCAACCAGGTGTTGAGAGTGGTAAAATAATACTTAAACAGAAGTTGAAAAAATAA
- a CDS encoding bifunctional aldolase/short-chain dehydrogenase, protein MKSLWNNNEAKKYKTDLDLRVYTSRLLGQESSLVLHGGGNTSVKSSATNLFGDEEEILYVKGSGWDLATIEAEGFAPVKMGMLLKMAKLEKLNDPDMVKYQRLAMTNPSAPNPSVEAILHAIIPFKFVDHTHTDAVVTITNTKNGEDRIKELYGEKVLIIPYIMPGFVLAKLIFDMTRDVDWSKLEGMVLMNHGLFTFNDNAQKSYEKTIELVDKAEKYLTNNGAVIDVTDDKTTIGILELANIRREVSKLKKHATISILNDSNEAINFSKQDIQKIAIQGPLTPDHVIRTKRVPVILRDGAKMDLAYFVEDYKKYFEENKTDETLLNPAPNFAILKNNGSLSFGKNAKEANIIKDINEHSFEAILKAEKLGGYKALSAAKIFEVEYWSLEQAKLKKSGNSLEFAGKVALVTGGASGIGHSIAQMLNAKGAAVVVLDINPEVEQIFNKADAKGVKCDLTSSSDIKSAIEIAVKSFGGIDIVVSNAGIFTPSENLDTLSDENWDKSMSINLTSHQKLIKQTAPFLKLGIDASIVMVASKNFPAPGKGAAAYSVAKAGQTQLARIAALELGEYGVRVNTLHPHAVFDTAIWTDEVLANRAKAYGMSVEEYKTNNVLKTEICSNDVAELVCAMAGKSFAKTTGAQVAIDGGSDRII, encoded by the coding sequence ATGAAAAGTTTATGGAATAATAACGAGGCAAAAAAATATAAAACAGATTTAGACTTAAGAGTTTATACCTCAAGACTTTTAGGACAAGAAAGCTCTTTAGTTTTGCATGGTGGTGGAAATACTTCTGTAAAATCGAGCGCTACAAATCTTTTCGGTGATGAAGAAGAGATACTTTATGTAAAGGGAAGTGGTTGGGACTTAGCAACTATTGAAGCTGAAGGTTTTGCTCCTGTAAAGATGGGTATGCTTCTTAAAATGGCGAAGTTAGAAAAGTTGAACGATCCAGATATGGTTAAATATCAACGCCTTGCTATGACAAATCCATCTGCTCCAAACCCTTCTGTTGAAGCTATTCTTCATGCTATTATCCCTTTTAAATTTGTTGATCATACACACACAGATGCTGTTGTGACTATTACAAATACAAAAAATGGCGAAGATAGAATTAAAGAGCTTTATGGAGAAAAGGTTTTAATTATTCCTTATATCATGCCAGGATTTGTTCTTGCAAAACTAATTTTTGATATGACTAGAGATGTTGATTGGTCTAAATTAGAAGGTATGGTTTTGATGAATCATGGTCTTTTCACTTTTAATGACAATGCACAAAAGTCTTATGAAAAAACTATAGAGTTAGTTGATAAGGCTGAAAAATATTTAACTAATAATGGTGCAGTTATAGATGTAACTGATGATAAAACTACTATTGGGATTTTAGAATTAGCAAATATAAGACGAGAAGTATCAAAACTTAAAAAACATGCAACTATTTCAATACTAAATGATTCAAATGAAGCTATAAACTTTTCAAAACAAGATATTCAAAAGATAGCAATTCAGGGTCCTTTAACTCCTGATCATGTTATAAGAACAAAAAGAGTTCCAGTAATATTAAGAGATGGTGCTAAGATGGATTTAGCTTATTTCGTTGAGGATTATAAAAAGTATTTTGAAGAAAATAAAACTGATGAAACACTTTTAAATCCAGCTCCAAACTTTGCAATACTAAAAAATAATGGAAGCCTCTCTTTTGGTAAAAATGCAAAAGAAGCTAACATCATCAAGGATATAAATGAGCATTCGTTTGAAGCGATTTTAAAAGCTGAAAAACTTGGAGGTTATAAAGCTTTAAGTGCAGCAAAAATATTTGAAGTTGAGTATTGGTCGCTAGAGCAAGCAAAACTAAAAAAGAGTGGAAATTCTCTTGAATTTGCTGGAAAAGTTGCACTTGTAACGGGTGGAGCAAGTGGCATCGGTCACTCTATAGCACAGATGCTAAATGCTAAAGGTGCAGCAGTAGTTGTTCTTGATATAAACCCTGAGGTAGAGCAGATATTTAATAAGGCTGATGCTAAAGGTGTGAAGTGCGATTTAACTTCAAGTTCTGATATAAAAAGTGCTATTGAAATAGCTGTGAAGAGTTTTGGTGGGATAGATATAGTTGTAAGTAATGCAGGTATTTTTACTCCAAGTGAAAACCTTGATACCTTAAGTGATGAAAATTGGGATAAAAGTATGAGTATAAATTTAACTTCTCATCAAAAACTTATAAAACAAACAGCACCATTTTTAAAATTAGGTATAGACGCTTCTATTGTGATGGTAGCATCTAAGAACTTTCCAGCACCAGGAAAAGGAGCGGCTGCTTACTCTGTTGCAAAAGCAGGTCAAACTCAATTAGCAAGAATTGCGGCACTTGAACTTGGTGAATATGGTGTTAGAGTAAATACTCTGCATCCTCATGCTGTTTTTGATACTGCAATTTGGACAGATGAAGTTTTAGCCAATCGTGCAAAAGCTTATGGAATGAGTGTTGAAGAATATAAAACAAATAATGTTCTTAAGACTGAAATATGTTCTAATGATGTAGCAGAGTTAGTCTGTGCAATGGCTGGAAAGTCATTTGCTAAAACAACAGGTGCGCAAGTTGCCATAGATGGTGGAAGTGATAGGATTATATAA
- a CDS encoding DUF3226 domain-containing protein, with protein MVIIAYEGKTDKEFLNSLLSTYQLPQNEVTYFNFKGKDNILNGAHSYYNEIEKKYIDKINKILIVVDADNEKDPNPNRGYEASEEALKNLIKDLDFNIDIEYHIMCDCNKEGNLESFLLSVLDDTQQECIKTFKECYKYELTDKWAYNTFYKQKKHPFDFSHENFNELKKKLQNLFN; from the coding sequence ATGGTAATTATTGCTTATGAGGGCAAAACTGATAAAGAGTTTTTAAATTCTCTTTTAAGTACTTATCAGTTACCGCAAAATGAAGTCACTTATTTTAATTTTAAAGGCAAAGATAACATACTAAATGGCGCTCATTCATATTATAATGAGATTGAGAAAAAGTATATTGATAAAATAAATAAAATATTGATTGTTGTAGATGCTGATAATGAGAAAGACCCTAATCCAAATAGAGGATATGAAGCTTCAGAGGAAGCATTAAAAAATTTAATAAAAGACTTGGATTTCAATATTGATATAGAATATCACATAATGTGTGATTGTAATAAAGAAGGAAATTTGGAATCTTTTTTACTCTCTGTTCTTGATGATACACAACAAGAATGTATAAAAACTTTTAAAGAGTGCTATAAATATGAATTAACGGATAAATGGGCATATAATACTTTTTACAAACAAAAGAAACACCCTTTCGATTTTTCACATGAAAATTTCAATGAATTAAAGAAAAAATTACAAAATTTATTTAACTAA
- a CDS encoding glycosyltransferase family A protein: MNVTVVVPTYNRYKVLKRALASIYLQTYQPKEVIVIDDGSTDETPQITKDFPNIKYIYQKNAGVSSARNLGVKNAKYEWIAFLDSDDEWHEDKLQEHLDFHTNNQNIFMSYTDEKWIRNNKEVKIPIKYHKHGGEIFKECLSHCIIAPSATLIHKDLLNDIGVFDEDLEVCEDYDLWLRVSIKYEIGLIDKKLITKYGGDEDQLSMKYWGMDRFRVKALEKLLIQASSKFETLIKNELIKKYSLLLKGAKKHDKIQEINIYEKRLEDLG, encoded by the coding sequence ATGAATGTAACGGTTGTAGTTCCAACATACAATCGATACAAAGTTTTAAAAAGAGCATTAGCATCTATATATTTGCAAACTTACCAGCCAAAAGAAGTCATAGTTATTGATGATGGCTCAACTGATGAAACCCCACAAATAACAAAAGATTTTCCAAATATAAAATATATCTATCAAAAAAATGCAGGAGTTTCAAGTGCTAGAAACTTAGGTGTTAAAAATGCAAAATATGAGTGGATAGCATTTTTAGATTCTGATGATGAGTGGCATGAAGATAAACTACAAGAGCATCTAGACTTTCATACAAATAATCAAAATATTTTTATGAGTTATACAGATGAAAAATGGATAAGAAATAATAAAGAAGTAAAAATCCCAATAAAATATCATAAACATGGAGGAGAAATTTTTAAAGAGTGTCTCTCTCATTGTATCATCGCTCCTTCTGCTACACTGATTCATAAAGATTTATTAAATGATATTGGAGTGTTTGATGAGGATTTAGAAGTTTGTGAAGATTATGATTTATGGTTACGAGTTTCTATTAAATATGAAATAGGTCTTATTGATAAAAAACTCATTACAAAATATGGTGGAGATGAAGACCAACTTAGTATGAAGTATTGGGGTATGGATAGATTTAGAGTTAAAGCATTGGAAAAACTTTTGATACAAGCCTCTAGTAAGTTTGAAACTCTTATAAAGAATGAATTAATTAAAAAATATAGTTTACTTCTTAAAGGTGCAAAAAAACATGATAAAATACAAGAAATTAATATTTATGAAAAAAGATTAGAGGATTTAGGTTGA